A section of the Acidobacteriota bacterium genome encodes:
- a CDS encoding GNAT family N-acetyltransferase yields the protein MRVRPAEAEDFPRILRLAASRDLDYPDMENDGFFLAEDERGLQGIVGLKRHPDGLELCALGVEPAAEGRGIGRALVEALSASVSEDLFLATIIPGFFEKCGFRTIADGPDFIKEKKASGWCEGCPSDRCTVMVRQSR from the coding sequence ATGCGTGTGCGCCCCGCCGAAGCCGAAGATTTTCCACGAATCCTTCGTTTGGCGGCTTCCCGCGATCTGGATTATCCGGACATGGAAAACGACGGTTTTTTTTTGGCCGAAGATGAACGGGGTCTTCAGGGGATTGTCGGTCTCAAGCGCCATCCGGACGGACTTGAGCTCTGCGCTCTCGGAGTCGAACCGGCCGCCGAAGGGCGAGGCATCGGACGGGCGCTTGTTGAGGCTCTGTCCGCTTCGGTGTCCGAAGACCTGTTTCTGGCCACGATCATTCCCGGCTTTTTTGAAAAATGCGGCTTCAGGACGATTGCGGATGGGCCCGATTTCATCAAGGAAAAAAAGGCGAGCGGATGGTGCGAGGGCTGTCCCTCCGACCGCTGCACCGTCATGGTGAGACAATCCCGTTGA